A region of bacterium DNA encodes the following proteins:
- a CDS encoding cyclic nucleotide-binding/CBS domain-containing protein, with amino-acid sequence MIPRILDFLREQHPFTLLTEAERERVDATASARTFADGARILEQDGTRSDCLYLLVDGQVRLVRDGEELQVLEEGDCFGYPSMINRAAPAFDVVAAGEVQVHCVPEAVFRELLGNAAFAEFFLHSLGERLQRVTGASVTALGGELTTELGDLELRAVVQVPPGATVAEAARAMRDARDDFALVAGTPPGIVTDHDFQVKVLAEGLGPDTPVARVMTRPLKTLPSDTPVHGALLYMLEERIHHLPVLREGHIIGVLTATDLLRHQTTNPLYLMRRVEHLDRDTTLATYSRDAAAMVERLFRGGLKVGQIGRVFASLNDALIRRLCRLAEVDLGPPPCPYAWLVFGSEGRMEQALLTDQDNALVYARDDTGAPEYFARLAARVVGDLVTAGFPPCPGGCMATNWNKPLAAWEETIRGWIDEPTPDNLMVSSIFFDYRAVAGTLDVAALDDRITAAAGNQLFMAHLARVSLRFKPPLGLFQQIQATDDKVDLKKRSIAPIVAAARVYGLEAGTRARPTRERLEAAIEAGVVSRDLGQTLIETYRFLLQLRLREQLAAVAGGGAPDNDVNLKALSSLQRRHLKDAFGVIREMQGAVARRYRTSALG; translated from the coding sequence ATGATTCCCCGCATCCTCGACTTCCTGCGCGAACAGCACCCCTTCACGCTGCTGACCGAGGCCGAGCGCGAACGGGTCGATGCCACCGCTTCGGCGCGCACGTTTGCCGACGGCGCGCGCATCCTCGAGCAGGACGGCACGCGGAGCGATTGCCTCTACCTGCTGGTCGACGGCCAGGTGCGGCTGGTGCGCGACGGCGAGGAACTGCAGGTGCTCGAGGAGGGCGACTGTTTCGGCTACCCGTCCATGATCAACCGCGCGGCACCGGCCTTCGATGTGGTGGCCGCCGGCGAGGTGCAGGTGCACTGCGTGCCCGAGGCCGTGTTCCGCGAACTGCTGGGCAACGCCGCCTTTGCCGAGTTCTTCCTGCACAGCCTGGGCGAACGGCTGCAGCGCGTGACCGGCGCCAGCGTGACGGCCCTGGGCGGCGAGTTGACCACCGAGCTGGGCGATCTCGAGCTGCGCGCGGTGGTGCAGGTGCCGCCGGGCGCCACGGTGGCCGAGGCGGCGCGCGCCATGCGCGACGCGCGCGACGATTTCGCGCTGGTGGCGGGCACGCCGCCGGGCATCGTCACCGACCACGACTTCCAGGTGAAGGTGCTGGCCGAGGGCTTGGGCCCCGACACGCCGGTGGCGCGCGTGATGACGCGTCCGCTCAAGACGCTGCCGTCCGACACGCCCGTGCACGGCGCCCTGCTCTACATGCTGGAGGAGCGCATCCACCACCTGCCGGTGCTGCGCGAGGGCCACATCATCGGCGTGCTGACAGCCACCGACCTGCTGCGCCACCAGACCACCAACCCGCTGTACCTGATGCGGCGCGTCGAGCACCTCGATCGCGACACCACGCTCGCCACGTACAGTCGCGATGCCGCGGCGATGGTCGAGCGCCTGTTCCGCGGCGGCCTGAAGGTGGGCCAGATCGGGCGCGTGTTCGCCAGCCTGAACGATGCGCTCATCCGCCGGCTCTGCCGCCTCGCCGAAGTGGACCTGGGGCCGCCGCCCTGCCCGTACGCGTGGCTGGTGTTCGGCTCCGAGGGCCGCATGGAGCAGGCCCTGCTCACCGACCAGGACAACGCGCTGGTCTATGCGCGCGACGATACGGGCGCGCCGGAGTACTTCGCCCGCCTGGCCGCGCGTGTGGTGGGCGACCTGGTGACGGCCGGCTTCCCGCCCTGTCCCGGCGGCTGCATGGCCACCAACTGGAACAAGCCGCTGGCCGCGTGGGAAGAGACGATCCGCGGCTGGATCGACGAACCCACCCCCGACAACCTGATGGTGTCCTCGATCTTCTTCGACTACCGCGCCGTGGCCGGCACGCTCGACGTGGCGGCACTCGACGACCGCATCACCGCCGCCGCCGGCAACCAGCTGTTCATGGCGCACCTGGCGCGCGTGTCGCTGCGCTTCAAGCCGCCGCTGGGCCTGTTCCAGCAGATCCAGGCCACCGACGACAAGGTCGACCTGAAGAAGCGCAGCATCGCCCCCATCGTCGCGGCCGCGCGCGTCTACGGCCTGGAAGCCGGCACGCGCGCTCGGCCCACGCGCGAACGCCTGGAGGCGGCCATCGAAGCGGGTGTCGTCAGCCGCGACCTCGGCCAGACGCTCATCGAGACCTACCGCTTCCTGCTGCAGCTGCGCCTGCGCGAGCAGCTGGCGGCGGTGGCCGGCGGCGGCGCGCCGGACAACGACGTGAACCTCAAGGCGCTGTCGTCGTTGCAGCGGCGCCACCTGA